In the Candidatus Eisenbacteria bacterium genome, TGAAGGCAATCGATATCATCGTCGCTACTTTGCTGGTTGTGGGAGGTCTTAACTGGGGTTTGGTCGGATTCTTCAACTTTGATCTTGTTGAATCAATTTTCGGTTCGATGAGCGGTATGAGCCGGGTTGTCTATATCCTGGTTGGTTTCGCGGCTGTCTATCAGGTTGCGTTCCTGAAGAGCCTGCAGGATCGCTGGGCGGTCAACCCTCATTTTTAAGGGAACGGCTCTATTCACAAGGTAAATGGAAACCGGAATGGCGGGCAGTGCTGGCCGCTTCGGGGGCGAGGATCATGAAATCAAGCAATGAGCTTCAGACATGCATCATCGTTGGCGCCGGGATGGCCGGCCTGCTTGCCGCCAAAACACTTCAATCCGAAGGTATTGAAACGCTTGTACTGGATAAAGGTCGTGGATTGGGAGGGCGTCTCGCTACCCGCCGGATTGAAAATGGAGTGTTTGATCACGGCGCGCAGTTTCTCAAAACCAGCAATAAAAGGTTTCAAGATGTTGTGCGCGAACTCTTAATCAAGAAAGTCGCCGGTGAATGGTTTAACGGAACCCTGGGTTTTCCCGACATAACAAACTTGCAGGGACGTCCTCATTATATAGGACTCACCGGAATGACCGGGATTGCTAAATATCTTGCACAGGATTTAACAATCCATAAGCAAGTTCGCATCACAAGCATAAAACAAAAGGGATCAGTCTGGAAACTTCTAACAGACAAAGGCACAAGTTATAAAGCTGCATCAGTTCTAATGACACCTCCGATCCCTCAAACTCTCAGCCTTTTGGATCCTGCGATTCTCTCTGCGGGTGCTAACAACAGGGAATTGCTCGAGAGCATAGTCTACAAGCCTAATATCGCAGTGATGGCCCTTCTAAACGGTCCCAGTGCTCTGCCCGTTCCAGGAGTCCTTCGCCTGGAGGATGGACCTCTATCCTGGATGGCCGACAACAACCGCAAAGGCATCTCACCCAAGGGTACGGCTTTGACATTGCATGCCAGCCATGATTTCAGCGTGTCAAATTGGCAAATGGGCGACGGTGAAATAGCCCGGCATCTTTTAACAACGGCCGGCACCTGGATTGGGTCTGAGATAATAAATGTACAGGTACATCGCTGGCTGTACAGCAGAGTTGCAAACCCGCTTCAAGCAAAAAACCTTGTGTTGCAGCAGGTACCTATACTGCTTCTCGCGGGGGATGCATTTGGCGGTGGGGATTTGGAAGGAGCCGCTTTGTCGGGGCTCTCGGCCGCAGATGTTTTGTTGAATTGGTTTGATGAGCTTGGATACCGAAGACGCATCGGCGATCTGGGTGTCGCAGGCAATTAGAACAAAACAACCAAGAAATGATCACCTAGGTCTTTCAAGGGTAAAAGAAACGATAGCTAAAACGAAAAAAGGGAGAAAAATCATGAATAAGCTAGCAAGGATTTTAATTCTGGGTTTGTTTGCGGGGTTGTTTGCCTTTGCAACCGGTTGTTCGGATGATGACGACAATAACGGTCTGACGATGCCGAACGATATGGATGCCAATTCGAAGATTCGAGTTGTTCACGCGTCACCGGATGCCCCGCCTGTGGATGTTTACGCAGCCGGCGAATCGGTTCCGCTTTTCAGAAACGTGGAGTATGGGGAAACGACGACCTATCTATCCCTCTCTGCGGGAACTTATACGATTGATTTGCGTCCCGCGGGCGCTCCTGAGAGTTCAAATCCGGTTTATTCCACGGGTCCTTTGACAATCCCCGAGGA is a window encoding:
- a CDS encoding DUF378 domain-containing protein — its product is MKAIDIIVATLLVVGGLNWGLVGFFNFDLVESIFGSMSGMSRVVYILVGFAAVYQVAFLKSLQDRWAVNPHF
- a CDS encoding FAD-dependent oxidoreductase: MKSSNELQTCIIVGAGMAGLLAAKTLQSEGIETLVLDKGRGLGGRLATRRIENGVFDHGAQFLKTSNKRFQDVVRELLIKKVAGEWFNGTLGFPDITNLQGRPHYIGLTGMTGIAKYLAQDLTIHKQVRITSIKQKGSVWKLLTDKGTSYKAASVLMTPPIPQTLSLLDPAILSAGANNRELLESIVYKPNIAVMALLNGPSALPVPGVLRLEDGPLSWMADNNRKGISPKGTALTLHASHDFSVSNWQMGDGEIARHLLTTAGTWIGSEIINVQVHRWLYSRVANPLQAKNLVLQQVPILLLAGDAFGGGDLEGAALSGLSAADVLLNWFDELGYRRRIGDLGVAGN